From Amphiprion ocellaris isolate individual 3 ecotype Okinawa chromosome 10, ASM2253959v1, whole genome shotgun sequence, one genomic window encodes:
- the LOC111578813 gene encoding angiomotin-like 2a isoform X1 gives MSSTEEPSGTVLHRLIQEQLRYGNPTDTRTLLAIQQQALRGGSGSNSGPSSGGDMSRSPRSSLESLTQEDPLFPQLSARQEPQGQEHQGDYHHSESGYQLHGEALPTYEQAKAHSQYLASHWAPAGPIRQLHEGKLLHDGAFHEEADLMEIKCSHVRSLSEHRMQISLERHDAAAKAEAIKITSHSYPELPYYAPQNTGPSMDKRCPPPEYSAPIQGQGFIPHQVQEPVQAQQHRYVQSVESAEVPCYNTYNSLPPAGLEEPNQVELLLMENERLRQELESHREKTSRIQKLEQEIQRISEAYETLMQGSSKRENLEQTLRKRMVAEIRRLQDFNRDLRENLENARTHVAKEVEAADHNQHIMAKLLEQNEEQNFERERVERELQRLRATAEEQSSRAKRLEEALEAARGRGRQLEDELRRKKAYVEKVERLQSALAQLQSTCEKRESLEMKLRTRLEQELRSLRAQQRQSQPPGVTMCSLQERLREREERILALEADMVRWEQKYLEESTMRQFAMEVAATAAAQRDTTIINHSPCHSSNNSFNEDLPVADHRNQEMENRIRALYAQILEKDAVIKILNQRLHQDQGRKDEQSPRTNLLNTAGAPLRPASSTPSISATKSNTKSRGKSLSDDQTLPSHQFSVQSEPGTLERQVEGPKTKEAARTTKLNSDKTAPKKLLLNPFRGLDELESEAVEIFI, from the exons ATGTCATCCACTGAGGAGCCGTCCGGCACGGTCCTGCACCGGCTCATCCAGGAGCAGCTCCGCTATGGAAACCCTACAGACACCCGCACCTTACTAGCCATCCAGCAGCAGGCCCTGCGAGGAGGCAGTGGCAGCAACAGTGGCCCCAGCAGTGGAGGCGACATGAGCAGGAGCCCTCGATCCTCCTTAGAGAGTCTCACCCAGGAGGACCCTCTGTTCCCCCAGCTCTCTGCCAGGCAGGAGCCCCAGGGCCAGGAGCACCAGGGGGACTACCACCACTCAGAAAGCGGCTACCAGCTGCACGGGGAGGCCCTGCCGACCTATGAGCAGGCCAAGGCGCACTCTCAGTATCTGGCCTCTCACTGGGCCCCTGCAGGCCCCATCAGGCAGCTCCACGAGGGGAAGCTCCTGCATGATGGAGCCTTCCATGAGGAGGCAGATCTGATGGAGATAAAGTGCAGTCATGTGCGGTCGCTCAGCGAGCATCGCATGCAGATATCTCTGGAGAGGCACGACGCAGCAGCTAAAGCAGAGGCCATCAAGATCACCTCTCACAGCTACCCTGAGCTCCCTTACTATGCTCCACAGAACACAGGGCCAAGCATGGACAAACGCTGCCCACCTCCAGAGTACTCAGCCCCCATCCAGGGCCAAGGATTTATCCCCCACCAGGTCCAGGAGCCAGTGCAGGCTCAGCAGCACAG GTATGTCCAGTCTGTGGAGTCAGCTGAAGTTCCCTGCTACAACACGTACAACAGTCTGCCACCTGCTGGCCTGGAGGAGCCCAACcaggtggagctgctgctgatggagaaTGAGAGGCTGAGGCAAGAGCTGGAATCCCACAGGGAGAAGACCAGCCGTATTCAGAAG TTGGAGCAGGAGATCCAGCGTATATCGGAGGCCTATGAGACGCTGATGCAGGGCAGCAGTAAGAGAGAGAACTTGGAGCAGACGCTGAGGAAGCGGATGGTGGCTGAGATCAGGAGGCTGCAGGATTTCAACAGAGACCTAAGAG AAAACTTGGAGAATGCCAGAACGCATGTTGCAAAAGAAGTGGAGGCAGCCGACCATAACCAGCACATCATGGCGAAACTCCTCGAACAAA ACGAGGAGCAGAACTTCGAGCGGGAGCGTGTAGAGCGGGAGCTGCAGCGATTGCGAGCCACGGCcgaggagcagagcagcagggcGAAGCGGCTGGAGGAGGCCCTAGAGGCGGCTCGGGGACGAGGTCGCCAGCTTGAGGACGAGTTGAGGAGGAAGAAGGCCTATGTGGAAAAGGTGGAGAGGCTTCAGAGCGCGCTGGCTCAGCTGCAGTCCACCTGCGAGAAGAGGGAGAGCCTGGAGATGAAGCTGAGGACACGACTGGAGCAGGAGCTGAGGAGTCTGAGGGCACAGCAG AGGCAGTCTCAGCCTCCAGGAGTGACCATGTGCTCCCTTCAAGAGCGCCTACGGGAGCGTGAGGAGCGAATTCTGGCCCTGGAAGCAGACATGGTGCGCTGGGAGCAGAAGTACCTCGAGGAGAGCACCATGAGGCAGTTCGCTATGGAGGTCGCTGCTACCGCCGCAGCCCAGAG AGACACCACCATCATTAACCACTCACCCTGCCACTCCTCTAACAACAGTTTCAACGAGGACCTGCCAGTTGCCGACCACAGGAACCAGGAGATGGAAAACAG GATCCGTGCGCTTTACGCTCAGATCTTGGAAAAAGATGCCGTGATCAAGATCCTCAACCAGCGGCTGCACCAGGATCAAGGTCGGAAGGACGAGCAAAGTCCCCGAACAAACCTCCTGAACACAGCAGGGGCGCCTCTCCGACCCGCCTCCTCCACTCCCTCCATCAGCGCCACCAAGAGCAACACTAAGAGTAGAG GTAAAAGTCTTTCAGATGATCAGACTTTGCCAAGCCATCAGTTCTCTGTTCAGTCTGAACCTGGAACACTAGAACGGCAGGTGGAGGGACCCAAAACCAAAGAGGCTGCCAGAACTACTAAGCTCAACAGTG acaAGACAGCGCCTAAGAAGTTGCTATTAAACCCCTTCAGAGGCCTGGATGAGCTGGAGTCAGAGGCAGTGGAGATCTTCATTTAA
- the LOC111578813 gene encoding angiomotin-like 2a isoform X2 — translation MSSTEEPSGTVLHRLIQEQLRYGNPTDTRTLLAIQQQALRGGSGSNSGPSSGGDMSRSPRSSLESLTQEDPLFPQLSARQEPQGQEHQGDYHHSESGYQLHGEALPTYEQAKAHSQYLASHWAPAGPIRQLHEGKLLHDGAFHEEADLMEIKCSHVRSLSEHRMQISLERHDAAAKAEAIKITSHSYPELPYYAPQNTGPSMDKRCPPPEYSAPIQGQGFIPHQVQEPVQAQQHRYVQSVESAEVPCYNTYNSLPPAGLEEPNQVELLLMENERLRQELESHREKTSRIQKLEQEIQRISEAYETLMQGSSKRENLEQTLRKRMVAEIRRLQDFNRDLRENLENARTHVAKEVEAADHNQHIMAKLLEQNEEQNFERERVERELQRLRATAEEQSSRAKRLEEALEAARGRGRQLEDELRRKKAYVEKVERLQSALAQLQSTCEKRESLEMKLRTRLEQELRSLRAQQRQSQPPGVTMCSLQERLREREERILALEADMVRWEQKYLEESTMRQFAMEVAATAAAQSFNEDLPVADHRNQEMENRIRALYAQILEKDAVIKILNQRLHQDQGRKDEQSPRTNLLNTAGAPLRPASSTPSISATKSNTKSRGKSLSDDQTLPSHQFSVQSEPGTLERQVEGPKTKEAARTTKLNSDKTAPKKLLLNPFRGLDELESEAVEIFI, via the exons ATGTCATCCACTGAGGAGCCGTCCGGCACGGTCCTGCACCGGCTCATCCAGGAGCAGCTCCGCTATGGAAACCCTACAGACACCCGCACCTTACTAGCCATCCAGCAGCAGGCCCTGCGAGGAGGCAGTGGCAGCAACAGTGGCCCCAGCAGTGGAGGCGACATGAGCAGGAGCCCTCGATCCTCCTTAGAGAGTCTCACCCAGGAGGACCCTCTGTTCCCCCAGCTCTCTGCCAGGCAGGAGCCCCAGGGCCAGGAGCACCAGGGGGACTACCACCACTCAGAAAGCGGCTACCAGCTGCACGGGGAGGCCCTGCCGACCTATGAGCAGGCCAAGGCGCACTCTCAGTATCTGGCCTCTCACTGGGCCCCTGCAGGCCCCATCAGGCAGCTCCACGAGGGGAAGCTCCTGCATGATGGAGCCTTCCATGAGGAGGCAGATCTGATGGAGATAAAGTGCAGTCATGTGCGGTCGCTCAGCGAGCATCGCATGCAGATATCTCTGGAGAGGCACGACGCAGCAGCTAAAGCAGAGGCCATCAAGATCACCTCTCACAGCTACCCTGAGCTCCCTTACTATGCTCCACAGAACACAGGGCCAAGCATGGACAAACGCTGCCCACCTCCAGAGTACTCAGCCCCCATCCAGGGCCAAGGATTTATCCCCCACCAGGTCCAGGAGCCAGTGCAGGCTCAGCAGCACAG GTATGTCCAGTCTGTGGAGTCAGCTGAAGTTCCCTGCTACAACACGTACAACAGTCTGCCACCTGCTGGCCTGGAGGAGCCCAACcaggtggagctgctgctgatggagaaTGAGAGGCTGAGGCAAGAGCTGGAATCCCACAGGGAGAAGACCAGCCGTATTCAGAAG TTGGAGCAGGAGATCCAGCGTATATCGGAGGCCTATGAGACGCTGATGCAGGGCAGCAGTAAGAGAGAGAACTTGGAGCAGACGCTGAGGAAGCGGATGGTGGCTGAGATCAGGAGGCTGCAGGATTTCAACAGAGACCTAAGAG AAAACTTGGAGAATGCCAGAACGCATGTTGCAAAAGAAGTGGAGGCAGCCGACCATAACCAGCACATCATGGCGAAACTCCTCGAACAAA ACGAGGAGCAGAACTTCGAGCGGGAGCGTGTAGAGCGGGAGCTGCAGCGATTGCGAGCCACGGCcgaggagcagagcagcagggcGAAGCGGCTGGAGGAGGCCCTAGAGGCGGCTCGGGGACGAGGTCGCCAGCTTGAGGACGAGTTGAGGAGGAAGAAGGCCTATGTGGAAAAGGTGGAGAGGCTTCAGAGCGCGCTGGCTCAGCTGCAGTCCACCTGCGAGAAGAGGGAGAGCCTGGAGATGAAGCTGAGGACACGACTGGAGCAGGAGCTGAGGAGTCTGAGGGCACAGCAG AGGCAGTCTCAGCCTCCAGGAGTGACCATGTGCTCCCTTCAAGAGCGCCTACGGGAGCGTGAGGAGCGAATTCTGGCCCTGGAAGCAGACATGGTGCGCTGGGAGCAGAAGTACCTCGAGGAGAGCACCATGAGGCAGTTCGCTATGGAGGTCGCTGCTACCGCCGCAGCCCAGAG TTTCAACGAGGACCTGCCAGTTGCCGACCACAGGAACCAGGAGATGGAAAACAG GATCCGTGCGCTTTACGCTCAGATCTTGGAAAAAGATGCCGTGATCAAGATCCTCAACCAGCGGCTGCACCAGGATCAAGGTCGGAAGGACGAGCAAAGTCCCCGAACAAACCTCCTGAACACAGCAGGGGCGCCTCTCCGACCCGCCTCCTCCACTCCCTCCATCAGCGCCACCAAGAGCAACACTAAGAGTAGAG GTAAAAGTCTTTCAGATGATCAGACTTTGCCAAGCCATCAGTTCTCTGTTCAGTCTGAACCTGGAACACTAGAACGGCAGGTGGAGGGACCCAAAACCAAAGAGGCTGCCAGAACTACTAAGCTCAACAGTG acaAGACAGCGCCTAAGAAGTTGCTATTAAACCCCTTCAGAGGCCTGGATGAGCTGGAGTCAGAGGCAGTGGAGATCTTCATTTAA